DNA from Sphingomonas sp. R1:
ATCCCCGCCTGCTCGCCTGGGTGCATGTGACCGAGGCGGTGAGCTTTCTCGACGGCTGGGTCCGCTACGCCGAGCCGGGCATGTCGCGCGCCGATCAGGACCGTTATTTCGCCGAGTTCGCGCAGGTGGCGGAGGCACTGGGCGCCAATCCGGTGCCGCACAGCCGCGCCGAGGCACAGGCGCTGATCTCCGCCATGCGCGGCGAACTTCGCTATGACGACCGGACCCGCGAGGTGGCGCGGCTGCTGCTCGAACAGCCTGCGCCGAACTTCGCCACCAAGCCCTTCCAGGCCATGACCTTCGCTGCCGCGATCGATCTGCTACCCGGTTGGGCCCGACAGATGCACCGGCTTGCCACCCCGCCCCTTGCGGCGCCGGCGGTACGCCTCGGCACCCGCGGCGTGGCGGAGACGCTGCGCTGGGCGTTTCGCTAATTTTCCATATCGGAAAACATAGTCTTTCCATGTCGGAAAAACATGCTATCTCTTTCCACATTGGAAAGAGGAAATCGCCATGTCCACTATCACCGAAGCCCAGGAAGCGCTGGCCCAAATCCACGCCAGCCGCGCGCAGCTTGCCCGGATCGTGCCTTGTCCGCCTTCGCGCCATCTGGCGTTTGCGGCGCTGGAGGCAGGCATCGTCGCTTCGCCGGCGGCTGCGCCCTATCAGTTGCTCGCCCTGGCGCCGCTTCTGCTGGGTCTGGTGCTGATCGTGCGCTGGGATCGGCGCCGGCTCGGCATGTTCATCAACGGCTATCGTCGCGGGCGCACCCGCCGGGTGATCGCGGCCTTTCTGCCGATCGTCGCCGCGCTGTACGCCGCCAGCGTGTACTTCGTGCTGGCCAGGCAGATGGTCTGGCCCTCGCTGGTCCTGGGCGCGATCATGTTTGCCGTGGCGACGTGGATGAGCATGGTCTGGCAGCGCGTCTTCGTCCGCGAGCTGGAGGCAGGCTTGTGAAGGCGCCCGCGTTCGACGCGGTGATCCACCCGCCGACCCGGCTGCAGATCATGGCGGTGCTCACCAACGTGCAGGAGGCCGAGTTCGCGATGCTGCGCGACCTCGCCAAGGTGAGCGATTCGGTACTCTCGAAACATCTCTCGGCGCTGGCCGAGCCGGGCTATGTCACGCTGCGCAAGGCCGCGGCCAATGGCCGC
Protein-coding regions in this window:
- a CDS encoding oxygenase MpaB family protein, with translation MIGQVRAVFNDAARGETPVQRSMNGLLGPDSVVWRVHGDVTTMMVGGVTALLLQMLHPAVLAGVWDHSKFRHDMLGRLRRTARFIAQTSYAERGEAEAAIGRVREIHQHIRGVLPDGTPYRADDPRLLAWVHVTEAVSFLDGWVRYAEPGMSRADQDRYFAEFAQVAEALGANPVPHSRAEAQALISAMRGELRYDDRTREVARLLLEQPAPNFATKPFQAMTFAAAIDLLPGWARQMHRLATPPLAAPAVRLGTRGVAETLRWAFR
- a CDS encoding transcriptional regulator, translating into MKAPAFDAVIHPPTRLQIMAVLTNVQEAEFAMLRDLAKVSDSVLSKHLSALAEPGYVTLRKAAANGRQRTWASATRAGRAAFEQHVAALQALVTLAPTDPVSASG